From a single Nicotiana tomentosiformis chromosome 2, ASM39032v3, whole genome shotgun sequence genomic region:
- the LOC138905814 gene encoding uncharacterized protein has product MPGRSLGDYARPIYNQGLSSVRPPSIAANNFELKQGLLQIFQNYFVFRGKMNEGPNTHIMDFEEIMNTFQYNGVSQVIVYLTTFPFSLKDDAKQWLRSLPTGSIRT; this is encoded by the coding sequence ATGCCTGGGAGATCATTGGGAGATTATGCTAGACCGATCTACAACCAAggattatcaagtgtgagaccaccttcaattgcagcaaacaactttgaattgaagcaagggttgcttcaaataTTTCAGAATTACTTTGTCTTCCGAGGGAAGATGAACGAAGGTCCAAATACACAtataatggacttcgaggagattatgaacacctttcaatacaatggtgtgtcacaagttATAGTGTACTTAACGACATTCCCCTTTTctcttaaagatgatgcaaaacagtggcttcgaagcttgcccacgggatcaattagaacttga